A portion of the Deltaproteobacteria bacterium genome contains these proteins:
- a CDS encoding P-II family nitrogen regulator: MKKVEAIIKPFKLDDVKKALNDIHIEGLTVSEVKGFGRQKGHTELYRGAEYTVDFLPKLKLEVVTTDDQAAKVVEAIIESGRTGKIGDGKVFVIDVDDAVRIRTGERGESAL; this comes from the coding sequence ATGAAGAAAGTCGAGGCGATCATCAAGCCGTTCAAGCTCGACGACGTGAAGAAGGCCCTGAACGACATCCACATCGAGGGTCTCACCGTCTCGGAGGTAAAGGGCTTCGGCCGGCAGAAGGGCCACACCGAGCTCTACAGGGGGGCCGAGTACACCGTCGACTTCCTGCCGAAGCTCAAGCTCGAGGTGGTCACCACCGACGACCAGGCGGCAAAGGTCGTGGAGGCCATCATCGAGTCGGGCCGCACGGGAAAGATAGGCGACGGCAAGGTCTTCGTCATCGACGTGGACGACGCCGTGAGGATCCGCACCGGCGAAAGGGGCGAGAGCGCGCTCTGA